From Desulfuromonas acetoxidans DSM 684:
TTCGATATCGGCCAAAAAGCGTTTATAGCGCCTTAACAGCGTGGCACGCTTGAGTTCGGGCAGATTCATGCGCTGATCTCGTCCATTTCACGTTCCGACAGGCCAAGCAGGTAGAGGATGGAATCGAGGCTCTGCTGGTTGATATGGGTATCGGCCTGTTCACGGACACGGGCCTTGGCGTTGAAAGCAATACCGAGCCCGGCCTTGCCGAGCATGGGCAGATCGTTGGCTCCATCGCCGATGGCAATCACCTGGTCAAGGGTGACCCCTTCGCGCTCCGCGATCTCTTCGAGCAGTTGTGCCTTGCACTCGCCGTCAACGATCCGGCCCATGGTGCGGCCAGTGACCTCGCCATTGACGATCTCCAGCTGGTTGGCAAAGGCGTAATCAAGCCCGAGTTCCTGCTGCAAACGATCGGTAAAGAATTTAAAACCGCCGGAGATCACTGCAGTGCGAAAACCGAGACGTTTGAGGATATGCACCAGATTCCGGGCACCGGGAGTAAACGGGATAGAACGATACACCTCGTCAAGCGCCTCCTCCTTCAAGCCTTTGAGCAGGGCAACGCGGGCGGCCAGCGACTGACCAAAATCGAGTTCACCGTTCATGGCCTGCTCGGTGATGCGCGCCACGTCCTCACCAACGCCGGCCAAACGGGCCAATTCGTCGATCACCTCAACCTGAATCAGAGTGGAGTCCATATCCATCACCACCAATCGCTTGGCCCGACGGTAAAGTCTCTCTTTTTGCACCGCCACATCGACACGCTGACTGCCACCAACCTGCAGCAGTTTCCGCTTCAGCGCCGGGATGTCGAGCTGTCCATCGGTACTGATCAGCAACTCAACGCAGCGCAATTCACGTTGGGTCAATTTGGAGATGCGCACTACATTGGCGGAAGCTTCAGCAAGCAGACCAGTCACTTCGGCCAGGGAGCGCGCATCCACCCGGCTACCGAGGATGGTCACGACATAGGTGTTGCCGGCAGTCTTGCGCCGGTATTCATCTTCACTGATCACGGCAAAATCGAGATCCAACCCCATCTCCTTGGACTGAAACAGCAAATCTTTGATCAACGGCTTTTCGCTGCTGCCTCCCGCGGACAGATCGAGCAACAAGGTTAACACCATCTGGGTGTGGGTGGTGGTCTGTTCAATATCGCGAATCCGCGCCCCATCGGTATCGGCAATCAGTTGGGCGACTTTGGCGATGACGCCGGGACGGTCCTGACCGGTGATGGTAATCAGAATCAGGCGGTTTTCCATGGGCGGTGGTCTCCTTCACAGGTCCGTGGCAAACAAGGGAATTTTTTCGCAGTCTACCGGGAAACGGATCGTTGGGCAATGGTCGCGCTGAAAATAAAAAAGGGCGGTAACAAACGTCACCACCCTTTTTTTGTAAACATCAACCGTCGCTATTCAAGAATAAACAGCTTGCTATAGACGAAACAATCTCCCTCCACTTCAGGTGAGGTACCAAACAACAGAACACTATCACCAACCTGCAAGACAGCACGCTCTGTCTCGGTCAATGTGTCTTCTCCCAACAGGTAATAGGTGACGGTATCCGCTTCTTCGGCACACTGCTCGCTATCACCGCTGATCAACAAGCTGGCTTCTGCCACATCGCCCAGTGTTCCGCTCAAACTGTCTGTATCATCGGGACAGCTAATAACCAATGCCGCCATCAGATCGTCACCGACGACA
This genomic window contains:
- the serB gene encoding phosphoserine phosphatase SerB yields the protein MENRLILITITGQDRPGVIAKVAQLIADTDGARIRDIEQTTTHTQMVLTLLLDLSAGGSSEKPLIKDLLFQSKEMGLDLDFAVISEDEYRRKTAGNTYVVTILGSRVDARSLAEVTGLLAEASANVVRISKLTQRELRCVELLISTDGQLDIPALKRKLLQVGGSQRVDVAVQKERLYRRAKRLVVMDMDSTLIQVEVIDELARLAGVGEDVARITEQAMNGELDFGQSLAARVALLKGLKEEALDEVYRSIPFTPGARNLVHILKRLGFRTAVISGGFKFFTDRLQQELGLDYAFANQLEIVNGEVTGRTMGRIVDGECKAQLLEEIAEREGVTLDQVIAIGDGANDLPMLGKAGLGIAFNAKARVREQADTHINQQSLDSILYLLGLSEREMDEISA